A portion of the Candidatus Zixiibacteriota bacterium genome contains these proteins:
- a CDS encoding proline--tRNA ligase encodes MPDYLPAMRWSETYIPTLRDKQSDAELDSHQFLLRGGYIRKLAPGHYHCLPLMQRVINKLSAIIREEFNKAGACETSLPLLCPTDLWQQSGRAELLQADQMGVKDRRGHEFTLCGSHEEPMVSLVAGELKSYRQLPLTLYQIGTKFRDELRTRFGLMRMREFLMADAYSFDADPAAAEESLQRMAGACLSVFQRIGLEVVSVPSDSGGVGTADGDGLDFIAMMESSASEQTVLNCSKCDYQANAEIAAFGGPDIPIQEGGPKPLEKVDTPQATTIEQITEFLKVDADQVVKTLLYLADDQPVAALVRGDRDVSPSKLGSVLGVRMLELANAHEVATISGAAVGFAGPVGLEVPLIVDPQVAALTDFVVGANETDRHLVHVSFGRDFEAANVADITLARDGDACPTCGHSLRARSGLLVGTAVSMGTAMTSKQGAFIANAEGEEQAIQLGSFGIGMSRTIQTVLESQAGGTQMTWPPALTPFVVEIMPLNVESERQIDLANQLHRDLEATGLDVLVDDRAVRPGVKFHDADLVGIPVRLVLGEKSLAAGEIELLTGDMSRAVKLPVGQAKAAVEKALENLK; translated from the coding sequence GTGCCAGACTATCTTCCCGCCATGCGCTGGAGTGAAACATACATACCGACACTGCGGGACAAACAGTCCGATGCCGAACTGGACTCGCATCAGTTCCTCTTGCGCGGCGGCTATATTCGCAAACTGGCTCCGGGACACTACCACTGCCTGCCGCTGATGCAACGTGTGATCAATAAACTGTCCGCGATCATTCGTGAAGAGTTCAACAAAGCTGGCGCCTGCGAGACCAGCCTTCCCCTCTTGTGCCCGACCGATCTTTGGCAACAATCCGGACGTGCGGAGTTGTTACAGGCCGATCAGATGGGCGTGAAAGATCGACGCGGCCATGAGTTCACTTTATGCGGCAGCCATGAAGAGCCGATGGTTTCGCTGGTCGCCGGCGAACTGAAAAGCTATCGCCAACTCCCGCTGACCCTGTATCAGATTGGGACTAAGTTTCGTGATGAGCTTCGTACTCGCTTCGGCTTGATGCGTATGCGGGAATTCCTGATGGCCGACGCCTACAGTTTCGACGCCGACCCGGCCGCCGCCGAAGAATCGCTGCAGCGCATGGCCGGCGCCTGCCTGAGTGTTTTCCAGCGGATCGGTCTTGAGGTCGTCTCCGTCCCGAGCGATTCAGGCGGAGTGGGAACAGCGGACGGCGACGGCCTGGACTTTATCGCAATGATGGAATCCAGCGCTTCAGAACAGACCGTGCTGAACTGTTCGAAGTGCGACTATCAAGCGAATGCCGAGATCGCGGCTTTCGGAGGCCCCGATATTCCCATACAAGAGGGAGGTCCCAAACCGCTTGAGAAAGTCGACACTCCCCAGGCCACGACGATCGAGCAAATCACCGAGTTTCTCAAGGTCGACGCCGACCAGGTAGTCAAAACGCTGTTGTACCTGGCCGATGACCAACCGGTCGCGGCGCTGGTGCGCGGGGACCGTGATGTCAGTCCCTCCAAACTGGGTAGCGTCTTGGGAGTTCGAATGCTTGAGCTGGCCAACGCGCATGAAGTAGCCACCATCTCCGGGGCGGCGGTCGGATTCGCCGGTCCGGTTGGGCTGGAGGTTCCGTTGATAGTGGATCCGCAGGTCGCGGCCCTGACGGACTTTGTCGTGGGGGCCAACGAAACCGACCGGCACCTTGTACATGTCAGTTTTGGTCGTGACTTTGAGGCGGCTAATGTGGCCGACATAACGCTGGCTCGTGACGGCGACGCTTGTCCCACCTGCGGCCACTCGCTTAGAGCGAGGTCGGGGCTGCTGGTGGGCACAGCAGTGAGCATGGGGACTGCTATGACCTCCAAACAGGGAGCATTTATCGCCAACGCCGAAGGCGAGGAACAGGCTATCCAACTGGGCTCGTTTGGGATCGGCATGTCGCGCACAATACAAACGGTGCTGGAAAGTCAGGCCGGAGGAACTCAGATGACCTGGCCGCCGGCTCTGACTCCGTTCGTGGTGGAAATCATGCCCCTGAATGTCGAGAGTGAGCGTCAAATAGACCTGGCCAATCAGCTCCACCGCGATCTTGAGGCGACCGGGCTGGACGTTCTGGTGGATGATCGGGCGGTCAGACCGGGTGTCAAATTCCATGACGCCGATCTGGTGGGCATCCCTGTTCGGCTGGTATTAGGGGAGAAGTCGCTGGCGGCGGGCGAGATAGAGCTCCTGACCGGTGATATGAGCCGGGCTGTAAAGCTGCCGGTCGGCCAAGCG